One segment of Panthera leo isolate Ple1 chromosome A3, P.leo_Ple1_pat1.1, whole genome shotgun sequence DNA contains the following:
- the CALM2 gene encoding calmodulin-2 isoform X1, giving the protein MADQLTEEQIAEFKEAFSLFDKDGDGTITTKELGTVMRSLGQNPTEAELQDMINEVDADGNGTIDFPEFLTMMARKMKDTDSEEEIREAFRVFDKDGNGYISAAELRHVMTNLGEKLTDEEVDEMIREADIDGDGQVNYEEFVQMMTAK; this is encoded by the exons ATG GCTGACCAACTGACTGAAGAGCAGATTGcag AATTCAAAGAAGCTTTTTCACTATTTGACAAGGATGGTGATGGAACTATAACAACAAAGGAATTGGGAACTGTAATGAGATCTCTTGGGCAGAATCCCACAGAAGCAGAGTTACAGGACATGATTAATGAAGTAGATGCTgatg GAAATGGCACAATTGACTTCCCGGAATTTCTGACAATGAtggcaagaaaaatgaaagatacagACAGTGAAGAAGAAATTAGAGAAGCATTCCGTGTGTTTGATAAG GATGGCAACGGCTATATTAGTGCAGCAGAGCTTCGCCATGTGATGACAAACCTGGGAGAGAAGTTAACAGATGAGGAGGTTGATGAAATGATCAGGGAAGCAGATATTGATGGTGATGGTCAAGTAAACTATGAAG
- the CALM2 gene encoding calmodulin-2 isoform X2 — protein MRSLGQNPTEAELQDMINEVDADGNGTIDFPEFLTMMARKMKDTDSEEEIREAFRVFDKDGNGYISAAELRHVMTNLGEKLTDEEVDEMIREADIDGDGQVNYEEFVQMMTAK, from the exons ATGAGATCTCTTGGGCAGAATCCCACAGAAGCAGAGTTACAGGACATGATTAATGAAGTAGATGCTgatg GAAATGGCACAATTGACTTCCCGGAATTTCTGACAATGAtggcaagaaaaatgaaagatacagACAGTGAAGAAGAAATTAGAGAAGCATTCCGTGTGTTTGATAAG GATGGCAACGGCTATATTAGTGCAGCAGAGCTTCGCCATGTGATGACAAACCTGGGAGAGAAGTTAACAGATGAGGAGGTTGATGAAATGATCAGGGAAGCAGATATTGATGGTGATGGTCAAGTAAACTATGAAG